One window of Quercus robur chromosome 5, dhQueRobu3.1, whole genome shotgun sequence genomic DNA carries:
- the LOC126729188 gene encoding F-box/LRR-repeat protein At3g58900-like has translation MDVSFPLDKAKKQKFRKKQNANKSRKEIDNLPDPILQHILSYLSTKNAIQTSILSKRWKYLWTSIPKLDFDEGALDRRLMFMKFVERVLALHDPSNIKNFSLSCNVQYDTSHINSWICSVVKHKVQVLNLYLRNFQELLALSPCLFTCESLEVLTLHMFHSLKLPSSICFSSLKILTLGKVIFSDDHSTQQLFMGCPILENLSIVDCIWKNVKTVCISSPMLQRLFISDRYLFTEKYGENDDKDDLNADADDQNDFNGCQVVIFGTSLKSFSFDGELINDYCFYNSSSIVDVSIQVFERNEVDCYQDAHRVYKLLSGLSSVEKLTVSNGTLEVLNHAEELFAHVPVFYKLTRLSLESVESLFTCGAVQTILQNSPCLDFLDFQMVFCLPRYDKNYDWVLDKVPKCFVTRLKTIEISEFRGDEKEMHAVKIFLESASVLERIVIVCDDYHFKSRGGLKKQKEIYKQILLFPRGSMSCAVDFFLGFNQIQITALKFPNCS, from the exons ATGGATGTAAGTTTTCCCTTGGACAAGGCCAAGAAACAAAAGTTCAGAAAGAAACAGAATGCTAATAAGAGCAGAAAGGAAATTGACAATTTACCAGACCCAATTCTTCAGCACATTTTGTCATACCTTTCAACCAAAAATGCTATCCAAACGAGCATATTATCAAAAAGATGGAAATACCTATGGACATCCATCcccaaacttgattttgatgaaGGGGCACTGGATAGGAGGTTGATGTTTATGAAATTTGTGGAAAGAGTGCTTGCACTTCATGATCcttcaaatataaaaaacttcTCTCTGTCATGTAACGTGCAATATGATACATCTCATATTAACTCGTGGATTTGTTCTGTTGTGAAGCATAAGGTTCAAGTGTTAAATCTGTATCTTAGAAACTTTCAGGAATTGTTAGCATTGTCGCCTTGCTTATTTACTTGTGAATCATTAGAAGTATTGACACTTCACATGTTCCACTCTCTCAAGCTCCCTTCAAGTATTTGCTTTTCTAGTCTCAAGATATTGACTCTTGGGAAAGTTATATTTTCTGATGATCATTCAACCCAACAGCTCTTTATGGGTTGCCCAATCCTGGAGAACTTATCTATAGTTGACTGCATTTGGAAAAATGTCAAGACTGTTTGTATCTCTTCTCCAATGCTTCAAAGGTTGTTCATAAGTGATAGATACTTATTCACTGAAAAGTATGGTGAAAATGATGATAAAGATGACCTGAATGCTGACGCAGATGATCAGAACGATTTTAATGGTTGTCAAGTTGTGATTTTTGGAACTAGTttgaaatctttttcttttgatggtGAACTCATAAATGATTATTGCTTCTACAACTCATCCTCAATAGTTGATGTGTCTATTCAAGTCTTTGAAAGAAATGAAgtagattgttaccaagatgcTCATCGTGTTTATAAGCTTCTTAGTGGGCTCAGTAGTGTGGAAAAGCTAACAGTATCTAATGGTACTCTTGAG GTTCTGAATCATGCAGAAGAGTTATTTGCCCATGTGCCTGTATTTTACAAACTGACCAGACTCAGCTTGGAAAGTGTGGAATCCTTGTTTACTTGTGGAGCAGTACAAACCATACTCCAAAACTCTCCTTGTCTTGACTTTCTTGATTTTCAAATG GTGTTCTGCCTACCCAGATATGATAAAAACTATGATTGGGTATTGGATAAAGTGCCTAAATGTTTTGTGACACGCCTCAAGACTATTGAAATTTCTGAATTTCGTGGAGATGAAAAAGAGATGCATGCAGTAAAGATTTTTCTTGAAAGTGCATCAGTTTTGGAGAGGATTGTCATTGTTTGTGATGATTATCATTTCAAATCCAGGGGGGGCTTAAAGAAGCAAAAGGAAATTTATAAACAGATACTGTTGTTCCCTAGAGGGTCAATGAGCTGTGCAGTAGAtttctttttgggtttcaatCAAATACAGATCACCGCTCTCAAGTTTCCAAATTGCAGCTAA